The following coding sequences lie in one Rutidosis leptorrhynchoides isolate AG116_Rl617_1_P2 chromosome 4, CSIRO_AGI_Rlap_v1, whole genome shotgun sequence genomic window:
- the LOC139841214 gene encoding zinc finger protein ZAT11-like, whose amino-acid sequence MTVKRLLNSDTEIETMAMANCVMILSRVGKSSNTISKRDRLFHCKTCNRPFQSFQELGGRCASHKRPKINDYVSLSPAKPKTHECSICGQEFAIGQALGGHMRRHRDDVTKKVEVNKGSERSLFLDLDLNLTPNENGLKLWPIIT is encoded by the coding sequence ATGACAGTGAAGAGATTGTTAAACAGTGATACTGAAATCGAGACCATGGCAATGGCCAACTGCGTAATGATATTATCTCGTGTTGGTAAATCAAGTAATACAATTTCAAAACGAGACCGATTATTTCATTGCAAGACGTGTAACAGGCCATTTCAGTCGTTTCAAGAACTTGGTGGTCGTTGTGCTAGTCATAAACGACCAAAAATAAATGATTATGTAAGTTTATCACCAGCAAAACCTAAAACGCACGAGTGTTCGATTTGTGGACAAGAGTTTGCTATAGGACAAGCGTTAGGTGGTCATATGAGACGACATCGCGATGATGTAACGAAAAAGGTGGAAGTGAATAAGGGAAGTGAAAGAAGTTTGTTTTTGGATTTAGATTTGAATTTGACGCCTAATGAGAATGGCTTGAAGTTGTGGCCGATTATTACTTAG